In one window of Camarhynchus parvulus chromosome 18, STF_HiC, whole genome shotgun sequence DNA:
- the FN3K gene encoding fructosamine-3-kinase: MTMEKILKAELNTNLLKALGSSGGGCISQGQTYETDRGRVFVKINHKPQARKMFEGEMASLEAIQKTNIVRVPQPIKVIDLPGGGAMFAMEYLKMKHLNKYSSKLGEQIAELHLYNQKLGEKLRTEGSTIGKGAGHSEAQFVDKFGFHTATCCGYIPQVNEWQSDWPSFFIRHRLQAQLDLIEKDYGDREARELWSQLKPKIPEMFCDVEIVPALLHGDLWAGNVAEDDSGPIIFDPACFYGHSEFELAIAGMFGGFSSSFFSAYHSKIPKAPGFDKRNKLYQLFNYINHWNHFGTGYRGSTLNMMRKLLK; the protein is encoded by the exons atgACCATGGAGAAGATcctgaaggcagagctgaacACCAATCTCCTGAAGGcactggggagctctgggggagGATGCATCAGCCAAGGCCAAACGTATGAGACAGACAGAGGACGGGTATTTGTGAAAATCAACCACAAACCTCAG GCTAGAAAAATGTTTGAAGGGGAAATGGCAAGTTTGGAAGCCATTCAGAAAACCAATATTGTGAGAGTGCCTCAGCCCATCAAAGTGATTGACCTGCCTGGAGGAGGAGCCATGTTTGCCATGGAGTACCTAAAGATGAAGCACCTCAACAA ATACTCTTCAAAGCTGGGAGAGCAGATAGCAGAACTTCATCTTTATAACCAGAAACTTGGAGAGAAGCTGAGGACTGAGGGAAGCACAATTG GAAAAGGAGCTGGTCACTCCGAGGCCCAGTTTGTGGATAAGTTTGGATTCCATACAGCCACTTGCTGTGGTTACATCCCACAG GTGAATGAGTGGCAGAGTGACTGGCCATCCTTCTTCATCCGTCACCGACTCCAGGCTCAGCTGGATTTGATTGAAAAGGATTATGGAGACAGAGAAGCCAGAGAACTCTGGTCACAGCTGAAA CCAAAGATTCCGGAAATGTTCTGTGATGTGGAAAttgttcctgctctcctgcacgGGGACCTGTGGGCAGGGAATGTGGCTGAGGATGACTCCGGACCGATTATCTTTGACCCTGCCTGCTTCTATGGCCACTCAGAATTTGAGCTGGCCATTGCTGGGATGTTTGGGGGGTTCAGCAGCTCTTTTTTCTCTGCCTATCACAGTAAAATACCCAAAGCTCCAGGGTTTGATAAACGGAACAAGTTGTATCAGCTCTTTAATTACATCAACCACTGGAACCATTTTGGGACAGGGTACAGGGGCTCTACCCTAAACATGATGAGGAAACTTCTGAAGTAA